A DNA window from Mastomys coucha isolate ucsf_1 unplaced genomic scaffold, UCSF_Mcou_1 pScaffold21, whole genome shotgun sequence contains the following coding sequences:
- the C5ar1 gene encoding C5a anaphylatoxin chemotactic receptor 1, translating to MDPIKTNSTEIIYEYDGTIDPYIPVDGTPSPRKPPGDIAALIIYSAVFLVGVPGNALVVWVTAFEARRTINAIWFLNLAVADLLSCLALPILFTSVINNNSWSFGAKACIVLPSLILLNMYASILVLATISADRFMLVFNPIWCQKVRRTGLAWMACGVAWVLAFLLTIPSFMFRVVHKDPYSDHTLCGTNYGEGRFTKERAIAILRLMVGFVLPLLTLNICYTFLLRRTWSRKATRSTKTLKVVMAVVFCFFVFWLPYQVTGVMLAWLPPSSPTFQKVEKLNSLCVSLAYINCCVNPIIYVMAGQGFHGRLRRSLPSIIRNALSEDSLGRDSKTRSTMDTSTQKSQAV from the exons ATG GACCCCATAAAGACCAACAGCACTGAAATCATCTATGAGTACGATGGAACCATAGATCCTTACATACCTGTGGATGGTACTCCCAGTCCGAGGAAGCCACCTGGGGATATTGCAGCCCTTATCATCTACTCGGCCGTGTTCCTGGTGGGAGTTCCCGGGAATGCCCTGGTAGTGTGGGTGACAGCCTTCGAGGCCAGACGTACCATCAACGCCATCTGGTTTCTGAATCTGGCGGTGGCTGACCTCCTCTCATGCTTGGCACTGCCTATCCTGTTCACGTCTGTTATAAACAATAACTCCTGGTCCTTCGGCGCCAAGGCCTGTATAGTCCTGCCCTCGCTCATCCTGCTCAACATGTACGCCAGTATCCTGGTGCTGGCTACCATTAGTGCCGACCGTTTCATGCTGGTGTTCAACCCCATCTGGTGTCAGAAGGTCCGCAGGACTGGCCTGGCATGGATGGCCTGCGGAGTGGCCTGGGTCTTAGCGTTTCTCCTCACCATTCCGTCCTTTATGTTCCGGGTGGTACATAAGGACCCCTACTCAGATCACACTCTATGTGGTACTAACTATGGTGAGGGTAGATTCACCAAAGAGAGGGCTATAGCCATCCTGAGGCTGATGGTGGGTTTTGTGTTGCCTCTGCTCACCCTTAACATCTGCTACACCTTCCTCCTGCGCAGGACCTGGAGTCGAAAGGCCACTCGCTCCACCAAGACGCTCAAAGTGGTAATGGCTGTggtcttctgtttctttgtcttctggCTGCCCTATCAGGTGACAGGGGTGATGTTAGCGTGGCTGCCCCCGTCGTCGCCCACCTTTCAGAAGGTGGAGAAGCTGAATTCCCTGTGCGTGTCCCTGGCCTACATCAACTGCTGTGTTAACCCTATCATCTATGTCATGGCTGGCCAGGGTTTCCATGGACGACTCCGAAGGTCACTCCCCAGCATCATACGAAACGCTCTCTCCGAGGACTCCTTGGGTAGGGACAGCAAGACTCGGTCCACGATGGACACCTCAACCCAGAAGAGTCAGGCAGTGTAG
- the Inafm1 gene encoding putative transmembrane protein INAFM1, giving the protein MRGSSCVGSGGESPGGTGLSEGPRGRWLRLAPVCAYFLCVSLAAVLLAVYYGLIWVPTRPLAGPADPLPSAAAAPCARAAPPAPPPAASCLLGASGGPRPQPGLPRSRRHSRRPAAGASPETARRAPG; this is encoded by the coding sequence ATGCGGGGCTCGAGCTgcgtgggcagtggtggcgagaGCCCAGGTGGTACGGGGCTGAGCGAGGGGCCCCGTGGCCGATGGCTGCGGCTCGCCCCTGTCTGCGCCTACTTCCTGTGCGTGTCATTGGCCGCTGTGCTGCTTGCTGTGTACTACGGGCTCATCTGGGTCCCCACGAGGCCGCTTGCGGGCCCCGCCGACCCCCTACCCAGCGCTGCGGCCGCTCCATGTGCTAGAGCAGCACCGCCCGCCCCGCCTCCAGCCGCATCCTGCTTGCTTGGGGCCTCCGGCGGGCCACGACCGCAGCCAGGACTGCCGCGGAGCCGCCGCCACAGCCGCCGCCCAGCTGCGGGAGCGTCGCCGGAGACCGCGCGCCGAGCGCCTGGATAG